A window of Clavibacter michiganensis contains these coding sequences:
- a CDS encoding LysR family transcriptional regulator has translation MDLDLRLVRSFLAVADERHFGRAAEQLGIAQPVLSQQVQRLERRLGVTLLVRTSRSVAVTPAGAALRERGRALLRQAEAGLDEVARIARGDAGRLEIGMVHSTVAIPAERTGPVESIRRFRAHHPDVEVRVREGLTADLMESLERGELDVALVRDPDPTDGVDLVELLTEPFAAVVPVAHPLAALPAVDAALLADEPFVFPPRRASDDAYRRNLEPVTERGRLVRVVQEGSTWTMIIHLVGAGLGVTIAPRSATVGAPDTVRVLPLLDAHATSTVHVATRAADPNPVVRAFLEARLPGVRPAPGPA, from the coding sequence ATGGATCTCGACCTCCGCCTCGTCCGCTCCTTCCTCGCCGTCGCCGACGAGCGGCACTTCGGCCGGGCCGCCGAGCAGCTCGGCATCGCGCAGCCGGTGCTGTCCCAGCAGGTGCAGCGCCTCGAGCGCCGGCTCGGCGTGACGCTGCTCGTCCGCACCTCCCGGAGCGTCGCCGTCACTCCGGCGGGCGCGGCGCTGCGGGAGCGCGGACGGGCGCTGCTGCGGCAGGCAGAGGCCGGGCTCGACGAGGTGGCGCGCATCGCCCGCGGGGACGCCGGGCGGCTCGAGATCGGCATGGTGCACTCGACCGTCGCGATCCCCGCGGAGCGGACCGGACCCGTGGAGAGCATCCGGCGGTTCCGCGCGCACCACCCGGATGTCGAGGTGCGGGTGCGCGAGGGCCTCACGGCCGACCTGATGGAGTCGCTGGAGCGGGGCGAGCTCGACGTCGCGCTCGTGCGGGACCCGGATCCGACCGACGGCGTCGACCTCGTGGAGCTCCTCACCGAGCCGTTCGCGGCCGTGGTGCCGGTCGCGCATCCGCTGGCCGCCCTGCCCGCGGTGGACGCGGCGCTCCTCGCCGACGAGCCGTTCGTGTTCCCGCCCCGGCGTGCGAGCGACGACGCCTACCGGCGGAACCTCGAGCCCGTCACCGAGCGCGGCCGACTGGTGCGGGTGGTCCAGGAGGGGTCGACCTGGACCATGATCATCCACCTCGTGGGGGCCGGGCTCGGCGTGACGATCGCCCCGCGGAGCGCGACCGTCGGCGCGCCGGACACGGTGCGCGTCCTCCCGCTCCTGGACGCGCACGCGACCTCGACGGTCCACGTCGCGACGCGCGCGGCCGACCCCAACCCCGTCGTGCGGGCGTTCCTCGAGGCGCGCCTGCCCGGAGTCCGGCCCGCGCCCGGCCCGGCCTGA
- a CDS encoding aldo/keto reductase, which yields MTDTTTRPAGASGTFAIGGDLPVVRLGYGTMQLTGEGVWGAPEDPHEAVRVIRRAAELGVTFFDTADSYGPFVAEELLKEALHPYADDVVIATKGGLTRPGPGDWQPVGRPEYLRQQAELSLRHLGLERIDLYQLHRIDPAVPLADQIGVLKDLQSEGKIRHIGLSEVQVDDVKAAREIAEIVSVQNLFNLAKRDAEPLLDYAEAEGLAFIPWFPLATGELAKDGGPLDALAKQHDARASQLALAWLLRRSPVMLPIPGTKSVGHVEDNIAAAGIELTDDEFQALTDAV from the coding sequence ATGACCGACACCACCACCCGCCCCGCCGGGGCCTCCGGCACCTTCGCCATCGGCGGCGACCTGCCCGTCGTCCGGCTCGGCTACGGCACCATGCAGCTGACCGGCGAGGGCGTCTGGGGCGCCCCCGAGGACCCGCACGAGGCCGTCCGCGTCATCCGCCGCGCCGCAGAGCTCGGCGTCACGTTCTTCGACACCGCCGACTCCTACGGACCGTTCGTGGCCGAGGAGCTCCTCAAGGAGGCGCTCCACCCGTACGCCGACGACGTCGTCATCGCGACCAAGGGCGGGCTCACGCGCCCCGGCCCCGGCGACTGGCAGCCCGTCGGCCGTCCCGAGTACCTGCGCCAGCAGGCCGAGCTGAGCCTGCGCCACCTGGGCCTCGAGCGCATCGACCTGTACCAGCTGCACCGCATCGACCCTGCCGTGCCGCTCGCCGACCAGATCGGCGTGCTCAAGGACCTGCAGTCCGAGGGCAAGATCCGCCACATCGGGCTCTCCGAGGTGCAGGTCGACGACGTGAAGGCCGCCCGCGAGATCGCCGAGATCGTCTCCGTGCAGAACCTCTTCAACCTCGCCAAGCGCGACGCCGAGCCGCTGCTCGACTACGCCGAGGCCGAGGGCCTCGCCTTCATCCCGTGGTTCCCGCTCGCGACCGGCGAGCTCGCGAAGGACGGCGGCCCGCTCGACGCCCTCGCGAAGCAGCACGACGCGCGCGCCTCGCAGCTCGCGCTCGCCTGGCTCCTGCGCCGCTCGCCCGTCATGCTGCCGATCCCCGGCACCAAGTCGGTCGGCCACGTCGAGGACAACATCGCCGCGGCGGGCATCGAGCTCACCGACGACGAGTTCCAGGCGCTCACCGACGCCGTCTGA
- a CDS encoding App1 family protein, giving the protein MAPSSKKKKHATRTLLESPAAAPVLHRAARIEDRIHEIREGRARKRGLKPTVIPYAGYGSVRWVRVLCRVLLTDPKSKRALAGDKVVRGWRSFTSVPLTDVDVVVEIDGTEHHVRADRGGVVDQVVEASLPSGWHTIRIRAQGSETVEAPVFIVGDDVRTGILSDIDDTVMVTALPRPFLAAWNTFVLDEHARTPTPGMAVLYERLRLQHEGAPVLYLSTGAWNVAPTLTRFLSRNLYPPGPILLTDWGPTVDRWFRSGIEHKRNNLQRLAAEFPHVKWILAGDDGQHDELLYGEFAERHPDNVEVVLIRQLSAGEAVLAGGRAKAEKRALDSSIPWVYAPDGASLLAQLDDLGLADDSGTRIGT; this is encoded by the coding sequence GTGGCCCCCTCCTCGAAGAAGAAGAAGCACGCGACCCGCACGCTCCTCGAGTCACCGGCCGCCGCACCCGTGCTGCACCGGGCGGCGCGCATCGAGGACCGCATCCACGAGATCCGCGAGGGCCGTGCCCGCAAGCGCGGGCTGAAGCCCACCGTCATCCCCTACGCCGGCTACGGATCCGTGCGCTGGGTCCGTGTCCTCTGCCGTGTCCTCCTCACCGACCCGAAGAGCAAGCGCGCGCTGGCCGGCGACAAGGTCGTCCGCGGCTGGCGCAGCTTCACCAGCGTCCCGCTCACCGACGTCGACGTCGTCGTCGAGATCGACGGGACCGAGCACCACGTGCGGGCGGACCGCGGCGGCGTCGTCGACCAGGTCGTCGAGGCGAGCCTGCCGAGCGGCTGGCACACCATCCGCATCCGGGCCCAGGGATCCGAGACCGTCGAGGCGCCCGTCTTCATCGTGGGCGACGACGTGCGCACCGGGATCCTCAGCGACATCGACGACACCGTCATGGTCACCGCGCTCCCCCGGCCGTTCCTCGCCGCGTGGAACACGTTCGTGCTCGACGAGCACGCGCGCACGCCCACCCCCGGCATGGCCGTGCTCTACGAGCGCCTCCGCCTGCAGCACGAGGGCGCACCCGTCCTCTACCTCTCCACGGGGGCGTGGAACGTCGCGCCGACGCTCACCCGGTTCCTGTCCCGGAACCTCTACCCGCCGGGACCGATCCTCCTCACCGACTGGGGCCCCACCGTCGACCGGTGGTTCCGCAGCGGCATTGAGCACAAGCGGAACAACCTGCAGCGCCTCGCGGCCGAGTTCCCGCACGTCAAGTGGATCCTCGCGGGCGACGACGGCCAGCACGACGAGCTGCTCTACGGCGAGTTCGCCGAGCGGCACCCCGACAACGTCGAGGTCGTCCTCATCCGGCAGCTCTCGGCGGGCGAGGCCGTGCTCGCGGGCGGACGGGCGAAGGCGGAGAAGCGCGCGCTCGACAGCTCGATCCCGTGGGTCTACGCGCCGGACGGGGCGAGCCTGCTCGCCCAGCTCGACGACCTCGGCCTCGCCGACGACTCGGGCACGCGGATCGGCACCTGA
- a CDS encoding DUF6504 family protein, translating into MRIDEDVEVELSGDGSPLRFTWRGVVYGVVSSPERWIARVDWWQRTGRAPRGASAHLLELSMWRVEAVPLTTGARRVDGSFDLSVDARGRWSLVTASDEELDVRLFA; encoded by the coding sequence ATGCGGATCGACGAGGACGTGGAGGTCGAGCTCTCGGGCGACGGATCGCCGCTGCGGTTCACCTGGCGGGGCGTGGTCTACGGGGTGGTGAGCTCGCCCGAGCGGTGGATCGCGCGGGTCGACTGGTGGCAGCGCACGGGCCGCGCGCCCCGCGGCGCGAGCGCCCACCTGCTGGAGCTGTCGATGTGGCGCGTCGAGGCCGTGCCGCTCACCACGGGCGCGCGCCGGGTCGACGGCTCGTTCGACCTGAGCGTCGACGCGCGCGGCCGCTGGTCGCTCGTCACCGCGTCGGACGAGGAGCTCGACGTGCGCCTGTTCGCCTGA
- the pnuC gene encoding nicotinamide riboside transporter PnuC, producing MAALEWLFDAQLRIGDQAILWREIVGNLFGLASALGGMRRKVWAWPVGIVGNVLLFTVFLGAVFGTPNPVNLLGQAGRQVMFIAVSVYGWYRWQQARHGGAPVVPQWASGRERILLVVALVGGTAILTPVFRALGSYEPVWADAWIFVGSLLATYGMAKGWVEFWPVWVAVDLVGVPLLVSAGYYASAFMYVFYGAFTLTGFFVWMRARGTDAPAVETAFPDPRIVEAPAER from the coding sequence ATGGCGGCACTCGAGTGGCTGTTCGACGCGCAGCTCCGCATCGGCGACCAGGCCATCCTCTGGCGCGAGATCGTCGGCAACCTCTTCGGCCTCGCCAGCGCGCTCGGCGGCATGCGTCGCAAGGTGTGGGCGTGGCCCGTCGGCATCGTCGGCAACGTGCTCCTCTTCACCGTCTTCCTCGGCGCGGTCTTCGGCACGCCGAACCCCGTCAACCTCCTCGGCCAGGCCGGCCGCCAGGTCATGTTCATCGCCGTGTCGGTCTACGGCTGGTACCGCTGGCAGCAGGCCAGGCACGGAGGCGCGCCCGTCGTGCCGCAGTGGGCGTCCGGTCGCGAGCGGATCCTGCTCGTGGTCGCGCTCGTCGGCGGCACCGCGATCCTGACGCCCGTCTTCCGCGCGCTCGGCTCCTACGAGCCCGTGTGGGCCGACGCCTGGATCTTCGTCGGCTCGCTCCTCGCCACCTACGGCATGGCCAAGGGCTGGGTCGAGTTCTGGCCGGTCTGGGTCGCCGTCGACCTCGTCGGCGTCCCGCTCCTCGTGAGCGCCGGCTACTACGCCTCCGCCTTCATGTACGTCTTCTACGGCGCCTTCACGCTCACGGGCTTCTTCGTGTGGATGCGCGCCCGCGGCACCGACGCGCCCGCGGTCGAGACGGCCTTCCCGGATCCGCGGATCGTCGAGGCGCCCGCCGAGCGCTGA
- a CDS encoding GNAT family N-acetyltransferase yields the protein MTTHAESPSPSPSAAIEISPLGGDADAHAFRALNEAWITTLFALEPDDERVLADPRGQIVDRGGAVLLARDGDRVVGCVALIPEGDGMWELAKMAVDESVRGRGTGRRLLLAALDEARRRGAGAVVLGSSVDLPAAVHLYESVGFRHVRPEEVGHMPYARASVFMRHDLGGTPGA from the coding sequence ATGACCACGCACGCCGAGAGCCCGTCCCCGTCCCCGTCCGCCGCGATCGAGATCTCGCCGCTCGGTGGCGACGCCGACGCCCACGCCTTCCGCGCCCTCAACGAGGCATGGATCACGACGCTGTTCGCGCTCGAGCCCGACGACGAGCGCGTGCTGGCGGACCCCCGCGGCCAGATCGTCGACCGCGGCGGCGCGGTGCTCCTCGCCCGCGATGGGGACCGCGTCGTCGGCTGCGTGGCCCTGATCCCCGAGGGCGACGGCATGTGGGAGCTCGCCAAGATGGCGGTCGACGAGTCCGTCCGCGGGCGGGGGACCGGGCGGAGGCTGCTCCTGGCCGCGCTCGACGAGGCACGACGACGGGGAGCGGGCGCCGTCGTGCTCGGCAGCAGCGTCGACCTGCCGGCGGCCGTCCACCTCTACGAGAGCGTCGGGTTCCGGCACGTGCGGCCCGAGGAGGTCGGGCACATGCCCTACGCGCGGGCCAGCGTGTTCATGCGCCACGACCTCGGCGGGACGCCCGGGGCCTAG